A stretch of the Thiomicrospira pelophila DSM 1534 genome encodes the following:
- a CDS encoding motility-associated protein, whose protein sequence is MSIIAKPLGILVIFLSFLGGFKLMGGDLAAIWHPSELVIILGVALGAFMVSTPMYIWFDAIKSTGRVFAGDRVNKRLYAETIGLLEELARTARASGMLALEKHVVNPGVSPIFSHYSLVMKHKQLRKFIVDNFSYLLLNPPQSQHFEDHLLDQIDGIYNSMMELPKATGKVADWLPGFGIVAAIMGVILTMTLLGGEMDVALIGQSVGAALVGTLAGVFFAFALVAPFTHALEVMNRQDRTLLEMTAAFIAAYANGVSPNLAVEVARQRIPPEYDVPRNN, encoded by the coding sequence ATGAGTATTATTGCAAAACCCCTCGGGATCTTAGTTATATTTTTGAGCTTTCTCGGCGGCTTCAAGCTAATGGGTGGCGATCTTGCTGCAATTTGGCATCCCTCTGAATTGGTGATTATCTTAGGTGTGGCCTTGGGTGCTTTCATGGTATCTACACCTATGTATATTTGGTTTGATGCGATTAAGAGTACAGGGCGAGTATTTGCAGGGGATCGGGTCAATAAGCGTTTATACGCTGAAACGATTGGCCTGCTTGAAGAGTTGGCTAGAACAGCGCGTGCCAGTGGTATGTTGGCATTGGAGAAGCATGTCGTAAACCCCGGAGTTAGTCCGATATTTAGTCATTATTCCTTGGTAATGAAACATAAGCAGTTGCGTAAATTTATTGTAGATAACTTTAGTTATCTACTGCTCAACCCACCGCAAAGCCAGCATTTTGAGGATCATTTACTAGATCAGATTGATGGTATTTATAACTCCATGATGGAGTTGCCAAAAGCGACCGGAAAAGTAGCCGATTGGTTACCAGGTTTTGGTATCGTGGCCGCCATTATGGGCGTTATTTTGACTATGACTCTACTGGGTGGTGAGATGGATGTGGCATTGATCGGTCAGTCTGTTGGGGCGGCTTTAGTCGGGACATTAGCAGGCGTATTCTTCGCATTTGCATTAGTGGCGCCCTTTACTCACGCATTAGAGGTGATGAATCGACAGGATCGTACACTGCTTGAAATGACAGCGGCTTTTATTGCCGCTTATGCAAATGGGGTTTCACCTAACCTTGCGGTTGAGGTTGCGCGTCAGCGCATTCCGCCCGAATATGATGTTCCTCGGAATAATTAA
- the parC gene encoding DNA topoisomerase IV subunit A: MSQQIINYEGVEQQSVAHFTEKAYLDYAMYVILDRALPHIGDGLKPVQRRIIYAMSELGLKATSKYKKSARTVGDVLGKFHPHGDSACYEAMVLMAQDFSFRYTLVDGQGNWGSIDDPKSFAAMRYTESRLSKFAQLLLDEVGQGTVDWVPNFDGTMSEPLVLPARVPHILLNGTSGIAVGMATDIPPHNLREIVAGCIALIANPKLTDAELFELVPGPDYPNEALIITPKEELAQLYTTGHGSVRQRAAYEVEDDVNVVVHALPFQVSGAKVLEQIANQMRAKKLPMVVDLRDESDHENPTRLVIELRSKRIDVHATMLHLFASTDLERSYRVNLNVIGLNGRPQVKNLRGLLLEWLSYRVETVRRRLQYRLDKVLDRLHILDGLLIAFLNIDEVIAIIREEDKPKPVLMARFGLSDIQAEAILELKLRHLARLEEMKIRGEQAELEAERKKLERILSSETRLNTQVKKELLADAELYGDDRRSSLLEVDAARAMSEQDLLPSEPITVVLSDNGWVRAAKGHDVDGRQLAYKSGDSFAGQAFGQSRQMVVFFDSTGRSYSLPGHSLPSARSHGEPLSGRLNLPAGGRITQVMMGEPKQKVVLASSAGYGFITSLDNLVSKNKSGKAILSLPVKSEVLTPCAVKSGDWIVVVTSEPRLLVFVSDELPELAKGKGNKLIQLAKGEQVMAVFACEPGSKLDFVAGDYVKTLSASAIEEALSQRAKRGVALPRTLKKVNEIRVAQ, from the coding sequence GTGTCTCAGCAAATCATCAACTACGAGGGAGTGGAGCAGCAGAGCGTAGCTCACTTCACAGAGAAGGCTTATCTTGATTACGCGATGTACGTAATTTTAGATCGTGCCTTACCTCATATTGGTGATGGCTTAAAGCCGGTTCAACGACGAATTATTTATGCGATGTCTGAGCTAGGATTGAAGGCGACATCGAAATATAAAAAATCAGCTCGTACTGTGGGGGATGTGCTGGGTAAATTCCATCCACATGGTGACAGCGCTTGTTATGAAGCCATGGTTCTGATGGCACAGGACTTTTCATTCCGTTATACCTTAGTCGATGGACAGGGTAATTGGGGTTCAATTGATGATCCCAAATCGTTTGCGGCTATGCGTTACACCGAATCAAGGCTGTCTAAGTTTGCTCAGTTGTTACTAGATGAAGTAGGACAAGGTACCGTTGATTGGGTACCTAATTTTGATGGTACGATGAGTGAGCCGCTCGTCTTACCAGCTAGAGTGCCTCATATATTGCTGAATGGCACATCGGGGATTGCAGTTGGTATGGCTACCGATATACCGCCACATAATTTACGTGAAATTGTGGCTGGTTGTATTGCCCTAATTGCAAATCCAAAACTAACCGATGCGGAATTGTTTGAACTCGTTCCAGGCCCGGATTACCCGAATGAAGCTTTAATTATTACACCAAAAGAAGAATTGGCCCAACTTTACACTACCGGTCATGGCTCGGTACGTCAACGTGCTGCGTATGAAGTTGAAGACGATGTTAATGTGGTAGTACATGCGCTGCCTTTTCAAGTATCCGGTGCCAAGGTATTAGAGCAGATTGCGAATCAAATGCGCGCGAAAAAATTGCCGATGGTGGTAGATTTACGCGATGAGTCAGATCATGAAAATCCGACCCGTTTGGTTATTGAATTGCGTTCTAAGCGTATTGATGTGCATGCCACGATGCTGCACTTATTTGCCAGTACCGATCTTGAACGTAGTTATCGTGTGAACTTAAATGTGATTGGCTTAAATGGTCGTCCGCAAGTTAAAAATTTGCGTGGTTTATTGCTTGAATGGTTGTCTTATAGAGTAGAAACTGTGCGCCGCCGGCTACAGTACCGATTGGATAAGGTGCTGGATCGTTTGCATATTTTAGATGGTTTATTAATTGCCTTTTTAAACATAGATGAAGTCATTGCGATTATTCGTGAAGAAGATAAGCCTAAACCTGTATTAATGGCGCGTTTTGGTTTAAGTGATATTCAAGCCGAAGCGATTCTAGAACTTAAGTTACGTCATTTGGCACGTCTAGAAGAAATGAAAATCCGTGGTGAGCAAGCCGAGCTAGAGGCTGAACGTAAAAAACTTGAACGTATCCTATCCAGTGAAACACGCCTTAATACTCAGGTAAAAAAAGAGCTACTGGCCGATGCAGAGCTTTATGGTGATGATCGTCGTTCATCCTTATTGGAGGTGGACGCGGCTCGTGCCATGAGTGAACAAGATTTGTTGCCATCTGAACCCATTACTGTTGTGTTGTCGGATAATGGTTGGGTCAGAGCGGCAAAAGGACATGATGTGGATGGACGTCAGCTGGCCTATAAATCAGGAGATAGCTTTGCTGGTCAGGCATTCGGCCAGAGTCGGCAAATGGTGGTGTTTTTTGATTCAACGGGTCGTAGTTACAGTCTGCCTGGACATAGTTTACCTTCCGCTAGAAGTCATGGCGAACCGTTAAGTGGTCGTTTGAATTTACCAGCCGGAGGCCGTATAACCCAAGTGATGATGGGTGAGCCAAAGCAGAAAGTTGTACTAGCTTCATCGGCAGGTTATGGGTTTATAACGAGTTTAGACAATTTAGTATCTAAAAACAAATCAGGTAAAGCGATTTTAAGTTTGCCAGTTAAGTCTGAAGTATTGACACCTTGTGCAGTGAAGTCGGGTGACTGGATTGTTGTGGTAACGTCTGAGCCGAGACTTTTAGTGTTTGTCTCTGATGAGTTACCTGAGCTCGCTAAGGGTAAGGGTAATAAGTTGATACAGCTGGCCAAAGGTGAGCAGGTTATGGCTGTGTTCGCCTGTGAGCCTGGCAGTAAACTAGACTTTGTTGCGGGAGATTATGTTAAAACGCTAAGCGCAAGCGCAATTGAAGAGGCGTTATCGCAACGAGCTAAACGTGGAGTGGCCTTGCCAAGAACCTTAAAAAAAGTAAATGAGATTCGTGTCGCACAATAG